In Nitrosophilus alvini, the following are encoded in one genomic region:
- a CDS encoding CinA family protein, giving the protein MKNALLAVGKEFQINSSFYHYIQRSFREKTGECDNIVFIEENDKNLFIELQEIISKYDNVLIAANKTAFATVSKIISTLTEDNLVVKENMLIPSKSEIYKENSYLIEFEKRNINVILAEECQKLPEILLKSEEEHASLQIFNLEKEEILTGLSALANTYEVSLSISNVTKEWNRVCATSNRYGELALFVQNAKLLFPQNIIVSENIFQYLIERLSFMRKTVTFAESCTGGLLASLLTKVPGSSTIFKGSLVTYANEIKSMWLGVKPETLNNFGAVSKETVKEMLSGALKVSESDFALAVSGIAGPGGATKTKPVGTVVVGAKSNTKEIVKVMHFEGDREYIQYQASFYALKLLFDIAKDDLF; this is encoded by the coding sequence ATGAAAAACGCCCTTTTGGCAGTAGGAAAAGAGTTTCAGATAAACAGCAGTTTTTACCACTACATACAAAGAAGTTTCAGAGAAAAAACAGGGGAGTGTGACAATATTGTCTTTATAGAAGAAAATGATAAAAATCTTTTTATAGAACTGCAAGAGATTATAAGCAAATACGACAATGTTCTAATAGCTGCAAATAAAACGGCATTTGCAACGGTCAGTAAAATAATCTCGACTCTGACAGAAGACAATCTTGTAGTAAAAGAGAATATGCTTATCCCTTCCAAAAGTGAGATTTACAAGGAAAACAGCTATCTGATAGAATTTGAAAAAAGAAATATAAACGTAATTTTAGCCGAAGAGTGCCAAAAACTTCCCGAAATACTTCTAAAAAGTGAAGAAGAACATGCCTCATTACAGATATTCAATCTCGAAAAAGAAGAGATCCTCACTGGTCTTTCAGCCCTCGCAAATACATACGAAGTCTCTCTTTCGATTTCAAATGTTACAAAGGAGTGGAACAGAGTATGCGCTACAAGTAACAGATACGGTGAACTGGCCCTTTTTGTACAAAACGCCAAACTTCTTTTTCCCCAAAATATTATTGTAAGCGAAAACATATTTCAATACCTTATAGAAAGACTCTCTTTCATGAGAAAAACAGTCACTTTTGCAGAGAGCTGTACAGGCGGTCTTCTTGCATCTTTGCTTACAAAAGTTCCTGGCTCTTCTACCATCTTCAAAGGCTCATTAGTTACGTATGCAAATGAAATAAAAAGTATGTGGCTTGGCGTAAAACCGGAAACTTTAAACAATTTCGGAGCCGTAAGCAAAGAGACGGTAAAAGAGATGCTTTCAGGTGCGCTAAAAGTCAGCGAATCCGATTTTGCCCTAGCTGTAAGCGGTATTGCGGGTCCGGGCGGAGCAACCAAAACAAAACCGGTGGGTACTGTAGTAGTCGGCGCAAAAAGCAATACGAAAGAGATAGTCAAAGTTATGCATTTCGAAGGTGACAGGGAGTATATACAGTATCAGGCCTCCTTTTATGCGCTTAAGCTTCTGTTTGATATTGCAAAAGATGATCTGTTTTGA
- the ileS gene encoding isoleucine--tRNA ligase, which translates to MDYKETLLLPKTGFPMRGNLPQNEPKRYKKWFDEDVYKKMIENRKDAKNTFTLHDGPPYANGHIHIGHALNKVLKDIIVKFHYFQGKSVRFTPGWDCHGLPIEQQVEKKIGRKKKETLPKSKIRELCREHARKFVGVQKEEFKSLGVIADWERPYLTMDFVFEANIFRTLCNIAKKGLLVQRCKPVYWSWAAKTALAEAEVEYEDKISPSIYVAFPLKDDAKEVVGEDAALVIWTTTPWTLPANVAVALNPEEIYVLTTDGYIVAEKLYKSLKEAGVVKGDIKKEIDPKVLENKTAENPLNGRDSKIVLGEHVTMESGTGAVHTAPGHGEDDYRVGLKYGLDVIMPVDDEGKFDQTVVQMKLLPNPQEFVGMNIFDANEKIIELLGDALLKREDIKHSYPHCWRTHKPVIFRATKQWFISVDGKPEGEEKSLREIALEEIEKTKFYPEWGRNRLKTMVENRPDWCISRQRDWGVPIAFFRNKKTGEVILDEKVLNYTAMIFERLGCDAWYDMEIKELLYPGSGYDPDELEKVNDILDVWFDSGSTWYAVLKSRNYDAGNYPADLYLEGSDQHRGWFQSSLLVSSAIEHKAPFFSILTHGFTVDERGEKMSKSKGNVVAPQDVMKRYGSEILRLWVAMSDYQSDLKISDNILKQISEQYRKLRNTFRFLLASVNDLEKLSEEFGVLDRWILAKSKKVLDEVEKNFSEYDFSKGFNILNNFIVNELSGIYIDICKDRLYCDAKNSPRRVASQSAMTLIARSLLGLIAPVLTYTADEIVEHAPEVLKEGRKDIFDFEYVTLKDISSDFDEEYMLKARDSFNEIVDALKKEKTVKSSLELIVGTNSDIVINMDRSEAEDWFIVSGIDDALEGEILGEFEVDNDRFVIKRAKLHKCPRCWKFQAEKEEGLCPRCEKVISGLE; encoded by the coding sequence ATGGATTATAAAGAGACGCTTCTTCTTCCGAAAACCGGTTTTCCAATGAGAGGAAACCTTCCTCAGAACGAACCTAAAAGATACAAAAAATGGTTTGACGAAGATGTTTATAAAAAGATGATAGAAAACAGAAAAGATGCGAAAAACACTTTCACACTTCACGACGGACCGCCTTACGCAAACGGTCATATACATATTGGCCATGCGTTGAACAAGGTTTTGAAAGATATTATCGTAAAATTTCACTATTTTCAGGGCAAATCGGTCAGATTTACGCCGGGTTGGGATTGTCATGGGCTTCCTATTGAGCAGCAGGTTGAAAAAAAGATAGGCAGGAAAAAGAAAGAGACGCTCCCGAAATCTAAAATAAGAGAGCTTTGCAGAGAGCATGCGAGAAAATTTGTTGGCGTACAGAAAGAGGAGTTCAAATCACTTGGAGTTATAGCCGACTGGGAGAGACCATATCTTACAATGGATTTTGTTTTTGAGGCAAATATATTTAGAACTCTTTGCAATATCGCGAAAAAAGGATTGCTTGTACAAAGATGCAAACCTGTCTACTGGTCCTGGGCTGCTAAAACTGCACTTGCCGAGGCGGAAGTAGAGTATGAAGACAAAATCTCCCCTTCGATATATGTTGCGTTTCCTCTAAAAGATGATGCGAAAGAGGTTGTTGGCGAAGATGCTGCGCTAGTTATATGGACAACTACGCCATGGACACTTCCTGCAAACGTTGCGGTTGCCCTAAATCCAGAAGAAATATATGTACTTACTACCGACGGATACATAGTTGCCGAAAAGCTTTATAAGAGTCTTAAAGAAGCAGGCGTTGTAAAAGGAGATATCAAAAAAGAGATAGATCCCAAAGTACTTGAGAACAAAACAGCCGAAAATCCGCTCAACGGAAGAGATTCTAAAATAGTTCTGGGCGAGCATGTCACAATGGAGAGCGGAACAGGCGCTGTTCATACCGCTCCGGGACATGGCGAGGATGACTACCGTGTAGGGCTTAAATACGGTCTTGATGTTATCATGCCGGTAGATGACGAAGGAAAATTTGATCAGACAGTTGTTCAGATGAAGCTGCTGCCAAATCCGCAAGAGTTTGTCGGTATGAATATATTTGACGCAAATGAGAAGATTATCGAACTTTTAGGGGATGCGCTTCTTAAAAGAGAAGATATAAAGCACTCCTATCCCCATTGCTGGAGAACTCACAAACCTGTGATTTTCAGAGCAACAAAACAGTGGTTTATCTCAGTTGACGGAAAGCCTGAGGGTGAAGAGAAGAGTCTTAGAGAAATAGCACTTGAAGAGATAGAGAAAACAAAATTTTATCCCGAATGGGGTAGAAATCGACTCAAAACGATGGTGGAAAACAGACCTGACTGGTGTATAAGTAGGCAAAGAGACTGGGGTGTTCCTATAGCATTTTTCAGAAACAAAAAAACAGGCGAAGTTATTTTGGATGAAAAGGTGCTTAACTATACCGCAATGATATTTGAAAGGCTCGGCTGCGACGCCTGGTACGATATGGAAATAAAAGAGCTTTTGTATCCTGGAAGCGGATATGATCCTGATGAACTCGAGAAAGTAAATGATATACTTGATGTATGGTTTGACAGCGGCTCAACCTGGTATGCGGTTTTAAAGAGCAGAAACTATGATGCCGGAAACTATCCCGCTGATCTTTATCTTGAAGGGAGCGACCAGCACAGAGGCTGGTTTCAAAGCTCACTTCTTGTAAGTTCGGCCATAGAGCACAAAGCGCCTTTCTTTTCGATTCTAACACATGGATTTACCGTAGATGAGCGCGGTGAAAAGATGAGCAAATCGAAAGGAAACGTGGTAGCACCTCAGGATGTGATGAAAAGATACGGTTCCGAAATTCTTAGACTATGGGTTGCCATGAGCGATTATCAGAGCGATCTTAAAATAAGCGACAATATTCTCAAACAGATATCGGAACAGTACAGGAAGCTTAGAAATACATTCAGATTTCTGCTTGCAAGTGTAAACGACCTTGAGAAGTTGAGTGAAGAGTTTGGCGTTCTGGACAGATGGATACTGGCAAAGTCGAAAAAAGTGCTTGATGAAGTGGAGAAAAACTTTTCCGAATACGATTTTTCGAAAGGTTTTAATATACTTAACAATTTTATAGTCAATGAACTCAGCGGTATATATATAGACATATGCAAAGACAGGCTTTACTGCGATGCAAAAAACAGTCCCAGAAGAGTGGCAAGCCAGAGTGCCATGACTCTTATAGCAAGGTCTCTTCTGGGTCTTATAGCACCTGTTCTTACCTATACGGCAGATGAGATAGTGGAGCATGCTCCAGAGGTTCTGAAAGAGGGCAGGAAAGATATATTCGATTTTGAGTATGTGACGCTCAAAGACATCTCCAGCGACTTTGATGAGGAGTATATGCTCAAAGCGAGGGACAGTTTCAACGAGATTGTCGATGCTCTTAAAAAAGAGAAAACTGTAAAAAGTTCTCTAGAACTGATTGTAGGAACAAACTCGGATATAGTAATAAATATGGACAGAAGCGAAGCAGAGGACTGGTTTATAGTTAGCGGAATCGATGATGCGCTTGAAGGGGAGATTCTGGGTGAATTCGAAGTCGATAATGACAGGTTTGTCATAAAAAGGGCAAAACTTCACAAATGTCCCAGATGCTGGAAATTCCAGGCTGAAAAAGAAGAGGGACTATGCCCTCGCTGCGAAAAGGTGATAAGTGGACTTGAGTAA
- a CDS encoding EAL domain-containing protein: MHCKNIVVGKNDGIDGKDLEKFLNFSAVLIQVFAASEERNFIKRVLEEVKRVLPDSVVIGVSAESFICGTDIGEGEKILLSICGFENASLEMFYETDIKDSFEVGKKIGSKVSPDSKALITFIDSKINGDAYLEGIYSENRDLKIVGGAASTKSWKDSFIIFDTSIPQCGAVAVSVSGERVRVCNNFVLGWEPFGRKLTVTKAEGNRLDAVERVSPKKIFEHYLGKEVADALPGIGSAFSFIIERDGDYLPRGIIGVNGESFILAGNVKKGDRVYIGYANPHNIIHQNRLDENIYNEIGSAEVIFNYYCLGRKLFLPEKIVRYELEKLGRCGLLSGFFTLGEFCSTKSNYNYLNFSSSILALSEKEEKRPCFEKVNIPDVGPFGLIAQGLFHMIGVRSKELEKLAYFDYLTSLPNRVYFDQKLSEAIKNVDKNAENIAVMYIDLDRFKNVNDTIGHILGDKILKKVGKKLKSLVPEIDFLARFGGDEFIAMKAFKRSNIEEVTDLANTIVEILNEQIRIRNRVFVLGCSIGVAVYPYDGENAEELIKNADTAMYQAKLAGGNRYEFYRKDMTKEAIDRVKMDNDLRVAMQKEEFALYYQPIFDLKTGKIIAVEALVRWNHPKRGVLLPAYFLDFAEKSGVIHKLGDLVLKNVFNDLRRLKKRGINPPKINVNMSVKNLTDGTILEKISDYSNRYEISENSITIEVTETSIMKNIDRCIDTLNGLTEKGIEISIDDFGTGYSSLSYLKNLPVTSLKIDRVFVSEIPYCKNDIVIIEAILALADAMGLKVVAEGIETKEQEKFLIDSNCKAGQGFLYCKPVDFDKFSDMLKK, translated from the coding sequence ATGCATTGCAAAAATATTGTAGTCGGTAAAAATGACGGAATTGACGGCAAAGATCTAGAAAAATTTCTGAATTTCAGTGCCGTTTTGATACAGGTTTTCGCGGCCAGTGAAGAGAGAAACTTTATAAAAAGAGTTTTGGAAGAAGTTAAAAGAGTGTTGCCCGACTCCGTAGTTATAGGTGTTTCAGCCGAAAGTTTCATCTGCGGCACTGATATCGGGGAGGGAGAAAAGATACTTTTGAGTATTTGCGGATTTGAAAATGCCTCTTTGGAAATGTTTTATGAAACAGACATCAAAGACAGTTTTGAAGTGGGCAAAAAAATAGGATCGAAAGTTTCACCAGACAGTAAGGCTTTGATAACATTTATCGATTCTAAGATAAATGGCGATGCGTATCTTGAAGGAATATACAGTGAAAACAGAGATCTGAAAATTGTGGGTGGAGCGGCTTCGACAAAGAGCTGGAAAGACAGTTTTATAATATTTGATACTTCGATACCCCAGTGCGGTGCAGTTGCAGTTTCGGTAAGCGGTGAAAGAGTAAGAGTCTGCAACAATTTCGTTTTGGGGTGGGAGCCCTTCGGCAGAAAACTTACGGTTACAAAAGCGGAGGGAAACAGACTTGATGCAGTTGAACGTGTTTCTCCGAAGAAGATATTTGAACACTATCTCGGCAAAGAGGTTGCGGATGCACTTCCAGGAATCGGTTCTGCATTCAGTTTTATTATAGAAAGAGATGGAGATTATCTGCCAAGAGGTATTATAGGTGTAAACGGAGAGTCGTTTATACTTGCAGGAAATGTAAAAAAGGGTGACAGAGTATATATCGGATACGCCAATCCACACAATATCATTCATCAAAACAGACTGGATGAAAATATTTACAATGAAATTGGATCAGCTGAGGTGATATTCAACTACTATTGCCTTGGAAGAAAGCTCTTTTTACCTGAGAAGATTGTCAGATACGAACTTGAAAAACTTGGAAGATGTGGATTACTCAGCGGTTTTTTTACTCTGGGTGAGTTCTGTTCGACTAAATCAAACTACAACTATCTCAACTTCAGCTCCTCCATACTTGCTTTGAGCGAAAAAGAGGAAAAAAGACCCTGTTTTGAAAAAGTAAATATACCAGATGTAGGGCCATTTGGTCTTATTGCACAAGGGCTCTTTCATATGATAGGGGTAAGAAGCAAAGAGCTGGAGAAACTTGCATATTTTGACTATCTGACATCTCTTCCCAACAGAGTCTATTTTGACCAAAAATTAAGTGAAGCGATAAAAAATGTTGATAAAAACGCAGAAAATATTGCCGTTATGTATATAGATCTGGACAGATTTAAAAATGTAAATGACACTATCGGGCATATTCTCGGGGACAAGATTTTAAAAAAAGTGGGCAAAAAACTCAAAAGTCTTGTACCCGAAATCGATTTTCTGGCAAGATTCGGAGGTGATGAGTTCATCGCTATGAAAGCTTTTAAAAGATCAAATATCGAAGAGGTCACCGATCTGGCAAATACTATTGTAGAGATTTTAAATGAGCAGATTCGTATCCGTAACAGGGTTTTTGTTTTGGGGTGCAGTATAGGCGTAGCTGTTTATCCTTATGACGGAGAGAATGCAGAGGAACTGATAAAAAATGCAGATACCGCAATGTATCAGGCAAAGCTGGCCGGAGGGAACAGATACGAATTTTACAGAAAAGATATGACAAAAGAGGCGATAGACAGGGTAAAAATGGATAACGATTTGAGAGTAGCCATGCAAAAAGAGGAGTTTGCCCTTTACTATCAGCCGATTTTTGATCTAAAAACCGGTAAAATTATAGCCGTGGAAGCATTGGTAAGATGGAACCATCCAAAAAGAGGGGTTTTGTTGCCGGCTTACTTTCTGGACTTTGCGGAAAAATCGGGGGTTATACACAAATTGGGTGACCTGGTTCTTAAAAATGTTTTCAATGATCTTCGTAGATTGAAAAAAAGAGGTATAAACCCTCCAAAAATTAATGTAAATATGTCTGTTAAAAACCTTACAGACGGTACTATTTTGGAAAAAATTTCAGACTATTCAAACAGATATGAAATTTCGGAGAACTCTATCACTATTGAAGTTACCGAAACATCCATCATGAAAAATATAGATAGATGTATAGACACCCTGAACGGACTTACAGAAAAGGGCATAGAGATATCTATAGATGATTTTGGCACCGGATATTCATCTTTGAGTTATTTGAAAAATCTGCCGGTAACTTCGCTGAAAATTGACAGAGTTTTCGTTTCTGAAATCCCTTACTGTAAAAATGACATAGTTATAATAGAAGCTATTTTGGCTCTTGCAGATGCTATGGGTCTAAAAGTCGTTGCGGAAGGAATAGAGACAAAAGAGCAGGAAAAATTTCTAATAGATAGCAATTGCAAAGCGGGTCAGGGATTTTTATATTGTAAACCTGTTGATTTTGATAAGTTTTCGGATATGCTGAAGAAATAA
- the guaB gene encoding IMP dehydrogenase has product MKIRKRALTFEDVLLVPKHSNVLPKEVDISTRLTKNITLNMPLISAAMDTVTEYRAAIAMARLGGIGIIHKNMDIDSQVMEIKRVKKSESGIIIDPIFVHPGATLKDADRLMSEYKISGVPVVDEHKKLLGILTNRDMRFETDMNKKVEEVMTKMPLVTAKQGTTLEEAAEIMHKHKIEKLPIIDDEGYLKGLITIKDIKKRIEYPNANKDGYGRLRVGAAIGVNQLDRAKALVEAGVDVLVLDSAHGHSQGIIDTLKMIKAELAIDVIAGNVATAEATIDLCKAGADGVKVGIGPGSICTTRIVAGVGVPQISAIDECAQAAKEFDVPVIADGGIKYSGDVAKALAVGASCVMIGSLLAGTEESPGEVVMYQGRQYKTYRGMGSIGAMTKGSTDRYFQEGTAADKLVPEGIEGMVPYRGKISNVVHQLIGGLRSSMGYVGAKDIAAFHERAEFVEITQAGLKESHVHDVTITKEAPNYHV; this is encoded by the coding sequence ATGAAGATAAGAAAAAGAGCATTGACATTTGAAGATGTATTGCTTGTGCCTAAACATTCTAACGTACTTCCCAAGGAGGTAGATATAAGTACGAGGCTTACAAAAAATATCACTCTCAATATGCCTCTTATTTCCGCTGCGATGGATACAGTAACGGAGTATAGAGCAGCTATCGCAATGGCACGTTTAGGAGGGATAGGAATAATCCATAAAAACATGGATATAGATTCTCAGGTTATGGAGATAAAAAGAGTAAAAAAAAGTGAGAGCGGTATCATAATAGACCCTATTTTCGTTCATCCCGGAGCTACTCTCAAAGATGCGGACAGGCTTATGAGTGAGTATAAAATTTCGGGAGTTCCTGTGGTTGATGAGCATAAGAAACTTCTTGGAATACTGACAAACAGAGATATGAGATTTGAAACCGATATGAACAAAAAAGTGGAAGAGGTTATGACAAAAATGCCTCTTGTGACTGCCAAGCAGGGAACAACTCTGGAAGAAGCGGCGGAAATCATGCATAAGCATAAAATAGAAAAGCTTCCTATTATTGATGATGAAGGATATCTAAAGGGTCTTATCACTATTAAAGATATAAAAAAGAGGATCGAGTATCCAAATGCCAACAAAGACGGATATGGAAGGCTAAGAGTAGGTGCCGCTATAGGAGTAAACCAGCTTGACAGAGCAAAAGCTCTTGTGGAAGCCGGAGTCGATGTCCTTGTTCTTGATTCTGCTCATGGACATTCCCAGGGAATCATAGATACTCTTAAAATGATAAAAGCTGAACTTGCTATAGATGTGATAGCCGGAAATGTTGCTACAGCAGAAGCAACTATAGACCTTTGCAAGGCAGGTGCGGACGGTGTAAAGGTAGGGATAGGTCCCGGAAGTATATGTACAACAAGAATCGTTGCCGGTGTGGGTGTTCCGCAGATAAGTGCCATAGACGAGTGCGCACAGGCGGCAAAAGAGTTTGATGTGCCTGTTATCGCAGACGGAGGTATAAAGTATTCCGGCGACGTTGCAAAAGCTCTTGCGGTCGGTGCAAGTTGTGTAATGATAGGAAGTCTTCTCGCAGGTACGGAAGAGAGTCCCGGCGAAGTTGTTATGTATCAGGGACGCCAGTATAAAACATATAGAGGCATGGGAAGTATCGGCGCTATGACAAAAGGAAGTACCGATAGATATTTTCAGGAAGGAACTGCTGCCGATAAACTTGTTCCGGAAGGTATTGAGGGAATGGTTCCATACAGGGGCAAAATATCAAATGTCGTACATCAGTTGATAGGTGGTCTTAGATCTTCTATGGGATATGTGGGTGCAAAAGATATCGCTGCTTTTCACGAAAGAGCAGAGTTTGTGGAGATTACTCAAGCCGGTTTGAAAGAGTCACATGTTCATGATGTTACAATTACGAAAGAGGCTCCGAACTACCATGTTTAA
- the gatA gene encoding Asp-tRNA(Asn)/Glu-tRNA(Gln) amidotransferase subunit GatA translates to MITLKEALKLSKEELAELKKDLAAKIEENSEINAYIDVKDFGDGVPIAIKDNIQVKEWEITCASKILQGYIAPYNATVIDRMLEKGLSPFGRTNMDEFAMGSSTETSFYGKTLNPKDKNRVPGGSSGGSAAAVAAGLAVAALGSDTGGSIRQPAAFCGCVGMKPTYGRVSRFGLAAYSSSLDQIGPMTQNVEDAAILYDIISGHDPKDSTSASMVYSPVASNLNPDRKLKIAVIEKYVKDASEEVQKAYRKAIDALKKEGHEIVSCELMDAKYDISAYYIVATAEASTNLSRYDGVRYGFREKADSLRKMYFKTRSEGFGEEVKRRILLGTFVLSSGYYDAYYLKAQKVRHLIKDEYAKVFEDADLILSPVAPTPAFEFGSKKDPLEMYLSDVYTIGVNLAGLPAISIPVDETEEGLPVGLQLIGNHFEEQTLFDGALSLERALG, encoded by the coding sequence TTGATAACACTTAAAGAGGCTCTGAAACTTTCCAAAGAGGAGCTTGCAGAACTGAAAAAAGATCTGGCGGCAAAAATAGAAGAAAACAGCGAAATAAATGCATATATAGATGTGAAAGATTTCGGCGACGGAGTACCTATAGCTATAAAAGACAATATACAGGTAAAAGAGTGGGAGATAACCTGTGCAAGTAAAATATTGCAAGGCTATATAGCACCATATAATGCAACCGTTATAGATAGAATGCTTGAAAAGGGACTCTCACCTTTCGGACGTACAAATATGGATGAATTTGCTATGGGAAGTTCTACCGAAACCAGTTTTTACGGCAAAACACTAAATCCAAAAGACAAGAACAGAGTTCCGGGAGGCAGCAGCGGAGGCAGTGCCGCTGCGGTTGCTGCGGGCCTGGCAGTAGCGGCTCTTGGAAGCGATACTGGTGGAAGTATAAGACAACCTGCGGCTTTTTGCGGATGTGTGGGTATGAAGCCAACATACGGAAGGGTAAGCAGATTTGGTCTTGCCGCTTATAGTTCAAGTCTTGATCAAATAGGGCCTATGACACAAAATGTAGAAGATGCGGCTATTCTATACGATATTATTTCAGGGCATGATCCGAAAGACAGTACGAGTGCCAGTATGGTCTACTCTCCCGTAGCTTCAAATCTTAATCCGGATAGAAAGCTTAAAATAGCAGTTATAGAAAAATATGTAAAAGATGCAAGTGAAGAGGTGCAAAAAGCATATAGAAAAGCGATAGATGCCCTTAAGAAAGAGGGTCACGAGATAGTCTCATGTGAGCTTATGGATGCAAAATATGACATCTCGGCATATTATATAGTCGCAACCGCGGAAGCAAGTACGAATCTGAGCAGATACGACGGTGTCCGGTACGGTTTCAGGGAAAAAGCAGACTCTCTTAGAAAGATGTATTTTAAAACAAGAAGCGAAGGTTTCGGAGAAGAGGTAAAAAGAAGGATACTTCTTGGAACTTTTGTTCTCTCGAGCGGCTATTATGATGCTTACTATCTGAAAGCGCAAAAAGTCAGACATCTGATAAAAGACGAATATGCAAAAGTTTTTGAAGATGCGGATCTCATACTCTCACCGGTAGCTCCAACTCCGGCCTTTGAGTTTGGAAGTAAAAAAGATCCTCTTGAAATGTATCTGAGCGACGTTTATACAATAGGAGTAAATCTTGCCGGTCTGCCCGCTATAAGTATTCCGGTTGACGAGACAGAGGAAGGGCTTCCTGTAGGCCTTCAGCTTATAGGAAACCATTTTGAAGAGCAGACTCTTTTTGACGGGGCATTGAGTCTGGAAAGAGCATTGGGGTAA
- a CDS encoding NUDIX domain-containing protein — protein sequence MAIKTPYLTVDGIIKIFDEKDRFRGIVLIERKNEPLGLALPGGFVDVGERVEDALKREMKEETSLEVEIIKLLGVYSDPRRDPRFHTASCVFVCRATGEPVGMDDAKEAKIYALEEIPFERLVFDHAEILHDFIEGM from the coding sequence GTGGCGATAAAGACACCCTATCTAACAGTTGACGGAATCATAAAAATCTTCGATGAAAAAGATCGTTTCAGAGGAATTGTATTGATAGAGAGGAAAAATGAGCCTCTGGGACTCGCTCTGCCCGGCGGATTTGTGGATGTAGGCGAGAGAGTGGAAGATGCTTTGAAAAGAGAGATGAAGGAAGAGACATCTCTTGAAGTGGAGATAATAAAGCTTCTGGGGGTATATTCGGATCCCCGAAGAGATCCGAGATTTCATACGGCCTCATGTGTTTTTGTATGCAGAGCGACAGGGGAACCTGTGGGAATGGATGATGCCAAAGAGGCGAAAATATATGCTCTTGAAGAGATTCCGTTTGAGAGACTAGTCTTTGATCATGCCGAAATTTTGCATGATTTTATAGAGGGGATGTGA